A genomic window from Vitis riparia cultivar Riparia Gloire de Montpellier isolate 1030 chromosome 16, EGFV_Vit.rip_1.0, whole genome shotgun sequence includes:
- the LOC117933639 gene encoding glutamate synthase [NADH], amyloplastic isoform X2, translating into MLDWMPLAELIHSRFSTNTFPSWDRAQPMRVLGHNGEINTLRGNVNWMKAREGLLKCKELGLSKNEMKKLLPIVDASSSDSGAFDGVLELLVRAGRSLPEAVMMMIPEAWQNDKNMDPDRKALYEYFSALMEPWDGPALISFTDGRYLGATLDRNGLRPGRFYVTHSGRVIMASEVGVVDIAPEDVRRKGRLNPGMMLLVDFENHVVVDDEALKQQYSLARPYGEWLKRQKIELKDIVESVHESDKVSPTIAGVMPASNQDDNMENMGIYGLLAPLKTFGYTVEALEMLLLPMAKDGTEALGSMGNDAPLAVMSNREKLTFEYFKQMFAQVTNPPIDPIREKIVTSMECMIGPEGDLTETTEEQCHRLSLKGPLLSIQEMEAIKKMNYRGWRSKVLDITYSKNRGRKGLEETLDRLCSEAHHAIKQGYTVLVLSDRAFSSKRVAVSSLLAVGAVHQHLVQKLERTQVGLIVESAEPREVHHFCTLVGFGADAICPYLAIEAILRLQVDGKIPPKASGEFLSKDELVKKYFKASNYGMMKVLAKMGISTLASYKGAQIFEAVGLSSEVIQRCFTGTPSRVEGATFEMLAQDALELHEMAFPTRVFPSGSAEAVALPNPGDYHWRKGGEVHLNDPLAIAKLQDAARSNSVAAYKEYSKRIQELNKTCNLRGLLKFKEAEVKVPLDEVEPASEIVKRFCTGAMSYGSISLEAHTTLAIAMNRIGGKSNTGEGGENPSRLESLPDGSLNPKRSAIKQVASGRFGVSSYYLTNADELQIKMAQGAKPGEGGELPGHKVIGDIAVTRNSTAGVGLISPPPHHDIYSIEDLAQLIHDLKNANPSARVSVKLVSEAGVGVIASGVVKGHADHVLISGHDGGTGASRWTGIKNAGLPWELGLAETHQTLVANDLRGRTVLQTDGQLKTGRDVAIAALLGAEEFGFSTAPLITLGCIMMRKCHKNTCPVGIATQDPVLREKFAGEPEHVINFFFMLAEEVREIMSQLGFRTLSEMVGRADMLEVDKEVTKNNEKVQNIDLSLLLRPAADIRPEAAQYCVQKQDHGLDMALDQKLIALSKAALEKSLPVYIETPIRNVNRAVGTMLSHEVTKRYHSAGLPAETIHIKLSGSAGQSLGAFLCPGIMLELEGDSNDYVGKGLSGGKIVVYPPRQSKFDPKENIVIGNVALYGATSGEAYFNGMAAERFCVRNSGARAVVEGVGDHGCEYMTGGTVVVLGKTGRNFAAGMSGGIAYVFDVDEKFSSRCNPELVDLDKVEKEEDIMTLRMMIQQHQRHTNSQLAKEILADFDNLLPKFIKVFPRDYKRVIESMKQEEAIKKALEQDTQEAEDQDEKELMEKDAFEELKKLAAASLNGKNSQKVEEAEPDKRPTRVANAVKHRGFIAYEREGISYRDPNSRMNDWKEVMVETKPGPLLKTQSARCMDCGTPFCHQEDSGCPLGNKIPEFNELVHQNRWREALDRLLETNNFPEFTGRVCPAPCEGSCVLGIIENPVSIKSIECSIIDKAFEEGWMVPRPPPKRTGKRVAIVGSGPAGLAAADQLNRMGHFVTVFERADRIGGLMMYGVPNMKADKVDVVQRRVNLMAEEGVNFVVNASVGTDPSYSLDRLREENDAIVLAVGATKPRDLPVPGRELSGIHFAMKFLHANTKSLLDSNLEDGNYISAKGKKVVVIGGGDTGTDCIGTSIRHGCSSVVNLELLPQPPQTRAPGNPWPQWPRIFRVDYGHQEAAAKFGKDPRSYEVLTKRFIGDENGVLKGLEVIRVQWEKDASGKFQFKEVEGSQEVIEADLVLLAMGFLGPEATVAEKLGLERDNRSNLKADYGRFATSVEGVFAAGDCRRGQSLVVWAISEGRQAASQVDKFLMREDEHLTNNWQDDNIKRQQKSIKHTVMT; encoded by the exons ATGCTGGATTGGATGCCTTTGGCTGAGTTG ATACACTCTAGGTTCTCTACAAACACATTTCCTAGTTGGGACCGAGCTCAACCCATGCGTGTATTGGGCCACAATGGGGAAATCAACACACTTCGAGGCAATGTAAACTG gaTGAAGGCACGTGAGGGTCTATTGAAGTGCAAGGAACTTGGCCTATCAAAGAATGAGATGAAGAAGCTTCTACCCATTGTAGATGCCAGCTCATCTGATTCAG GAGCTTTTGATGGCGTTCTTGAGCTTCTGGTTCGAGCAGGTAGAAGTCTCCCCGAAGCTGTCATGATGATGATACCTGAAGCATGGCAAAATGACAAGAATATGGATCCTGATCGAAAGGCCTTGTATGAATATTTCTCAGCTCTAATGGAGCCATGGGATGGGCCTGCTCTTATATCAT TTACTGATGGGCGCTATCTTGGAGCTACATTGGATCGCAATGGATTGCGTCCTGGTCGGTTTTATGTAACACATAGTGGACGGGTTATAATGGCCAGTGAAGTTGGTGTTGTAGACATTGCTCCTGAAGATGTGCGCAGAAAAGGAAGACTTAACCCTGGCATGATGCTTCTGGTGGATTTTGAGAATCATGTTGTTGTAGATGATGAAGCCCTGAAGCAGCAGTATTCACTAGCTAGACCTTATGGGGAGTGGCTTAAACGGCAAAAGATAGAACTAAAGGATATTGTGGAATCTGTTCATGAATCTGACAAGGTCTCTCCCACTATTGCAGGGGTGATGCCA GCATCTAACCAAGATGACAACATGGAAAACATGGGCATTTATGGTTTATTGGCTcctttaaaaacttttgg TTACACTGTTGAAGCCTTAGAGATGCTGCTGCTGCCCATGGCAAAAGACGGTACTGAGGCCCTTGGTTCAATGGGAAATGATGCTCCATTGGCTGTGATGTCAAACAGAGAAAAACTCACATTTGAGTATTTCAAACAGATGTTTGCTCAAGTCACAAACCCTCCTATTGATCCAATCCGTGAGAAGATAGTCACCTCCATGGAGTGCATGATTGGTCCAGAAGGTGATCTTACAGAAACCACTGAAGAACAATGTCATCGTCTCTCATTAAAAGGCCCTCTCCTCTCCATCCAAGAAATGGAAGCAATAAAAAAGATGAACTACAGAGGTTGGCGCAGCAAAGTTCTTGACattacttattctaaaaaccGTGGTAGGAAGGGATTGGAGGAGACCTTGGATAGGCTTTGTTCTGAAGCGCATCATGCCATTAAGCAGGGTTATACAGTGCTAGTACTTTCTGACAGAG CGTTCTCATCAAAGCGTGTAGCTGTGAGCTCCCTATTGGCCGTCGGTGCTGTGCATCAGCATCTGGTTCAAAAGCTTGAGCGCACTCAGGTTGGGTTGATTGTTGAATCTGCTGAGCCACGTGAAGTGCACCATTTCTGTACATTGGTTGGATTTGGTGCTGATGCTATATGCCCATATTTGGCCATAGAGGCTATTTTGAGACTACAAGTTGACGGAAAGATCCCACCTAAAGCAAGTGGGGAATTCCTCTCCAAGGATGAGTTGGTCAAGAAGTACTTCAAAGCAAGCAACTATGGGATGATGAAAGTTCTTGCCAAAATGGGAATATCAACTTTGGCCTCTTACAAGGGGGCTCAGATTTTTGAAGCTGTGGGTCTTTCATCAGAAGTGATCCAGAGGTGTTTTACAGGAACTCCAAGTAGAGTCGAGGGTGCAACATTTGAAATGCTTGCACAGGATGCGCTTGAGTTGCATGAGATGGCATTTCCCACCCGGGTTTTCCCTTCAGGAAGTGCAGAGGCTGTAGCGCTGCCCAATCCTGGGGATTATCATTGGAGAAAAGGTGGTGAGGTTCACCTGAATGATCCCCTTGCCATAGCCAAGTTGCAAGATGCTGCCAGATCTAATAGTGTGGCTGCCTACAAAGAATACTCCAAGCGCATACAGGAACTGAATAAAACCTGTAATTTGCGTGGACTTTTGAAGTTCAAAGAGGCAGAAGTGAAGGTTCCTTTGGATGAAGTGGAACCAGCCAGTGAGATTGTGAAACGATTTTGTACTGGTGCCATGAGTTATGGATCAATATCATTAGAGGCACACACCACCCTGGCTATTGCTATGAACAGAATTGGAGGGAAGTCAAATACAG GTGAGGGAGGTGAGAATCCATCTCGTTTGGAGTCTCTCCCTGATGGATCATTGAATCCAAAAAGAAGTGCAATTAAGCAGGTAGCCAGTGGGAGATTCGGTGTTTCAAGTTATTACCTTACTAATGCTGATGAACTGCAGATAAAGATGGCTCAG GGAGCAAAGCCTGGTGAAGGAGGTGAACTTCCGGGTCACAAGGTTATTGGAGATATTGCAGTTACAAGGAATTCCACTGCTGGGGTGGGATTGATCAGCCCGCCTCCGCATCATGATATCTATTCAATTGAAGACCTTGCCCAATTAATTCACGATCTTAAG AATGCTAATCCATCCGCCCGAGTTAGTGTGAAGCTGGTATCTGAAGCTGGTGTCGGAGTGATTGCTAGTGGAGTTGTGAAGGGACATGCTGACCATGTCTTGATCTCTGGTCATGATGGAGGTACAGGGGCTTCTCGATGGACTGGGATCAAGAATGCTGGGCTGCCATGGGAGCTTGGCCTTGCTGAGACCCATCAAACTTTAGTTGCTAATGACCTTCGTGGACGCACGGTTCTCCAGACAGATGGCCAGCTGAAAACTGGCAGAGATGTAGCAATTGCTGCCCTTCTTGGTGCAGAAGAATTTGGTTTTAGCACTGCTCCCCTTATCACACTTGGGTGCATCATGATGCGAAAGTGTCACAAAAACACCTGCCCAGTTGGCATTGCAACCCAAGATCCAGTTCTTCGAGAGAAGTTTGCTGGAGAACCCGAACATGTCATTAACTTCTTCTTTATGCTAGCAGAGGAGGTAAGGGAGATTATGTCTCAGCTTGGGTTTCGAACACTCAGTGAGATGGTTGGTCGTGCAGACATGCTTGAAGTTGATAAAGAAGTGACTAAGAACAATGAGAAGGTGCAGAATATCGATCTCTCACTACTACTGAGACCTGCTGCAGATATCCGGCCAGAAGCTGCCCAGTATTGTGTGCAGAAACAAGATCATGGATTGGACATGGCTTTGGACCAAAAACTCATAGCTCTGTCCAAGGCAGCTTTAGAAAAAAGTCTTCCTGTATATATTGAAACACCAATCCGCAATGTGAACCGTGCAGTTGGTACAATGCTTAGCCATGAAGTGACTAAGCGGTACCACAGTGCAGGGCTTCCAGCAGAGACTATTCATATTAAACTCAGTGGAAGTGCGGGTCAAAGTCTTGGAGCTTTTCTATGTCCAGGCATCATGCTGGAGCTTGAAGGAGACAGCAATGATTATGTTGGGAAAGGATTATCAGGTGGCAAGATTGTAGTTTATCCTCCAAGACAAAGCAAGTTTGATCCGAAGGAAAACATTGTAATTGGTAATGTAGCTCTCTATGGGGCAACAAGTGGTGAAGCATATTTCAATGGGATGGCAGCAGAAAGATTCTGTGTCCGGAATTCGGGGGCAAGAGCAGTTGTAGAAGGTGTCGGTGATCATGGTTGTGAATACATGACTGGTGGGACTGTTGTTGTGCTTGGAAAAACTGGGAGGAATTTTGCTGCAGGTATGAGCGGTGGCATTGCTTATGTTTTTGATGTGGATGAGAAGTTCAGTTCTCGGTGCAACCCTGAGCTGGTAGATCTTGACAAAGTTGAAAAAGAGGAGGATATTATGACTCTTAGAATGATGATACAACAACATCAGCGTCATACAAACAGCCAGTTAGCAAAAGAAATACTTGCTGACTTTGACAATCTTCTACCTAAATTTATCAAGGTCTTCCCCAGGGATTATAAACGGGTTATTGAAAGCATGAAACAAGAGGAGGCTATCAAAAAGGCATTGGAGCAGGACACTCAGGAGGCTGAGGATCAAGACGAGAAAGAATTAATGGAGAAAGATGCTTTTGAAGAACTTAAGAAGCTGGCAGCTGCATCACTGAATGGGAAAAACAGTCAG AAGGTGGAAGAGGCTGAACCAGATAAGAGGCCTACTAGAGTAGCCAATGCTGTCAAACATCGAGGTTTCATTGCCTATGAGCGTGAGGGAATTTCATACAGAGATCCAAATAGCAGAATGAATGACTGGAAAGAGGTTATGGTGGAAACGAAACCTGGCCCACTTCTAAAGACCCAGTCGGCCCGTTGTATGGACTGTGGTACTCCTTTCTGCCACCAG GAGGACTCTGGATGTCCTCTTGGAAACAAAATACCCGAATTCAATGAATTGGTGCACCAAAATCGGTGGCGTGAAGCATTAGATCGGCTCCTAGAGACAAATAACTTCCCAGAGTTTACAGGAAGGGTATGTCCTGCCCCTTGTGAAGGTTCTTGCGTTCTTGGTATTATCGAAAATCCAGTATCCATCAAAAGCATTGAATGCTCCATCATAGACAAGGCCTTTGAGGAGGGCTGGATGGTGCCGCGGCCTCCCCCCAAGAGAACTGG gaagagAGTTGCGATTGTTGGAAGTGGACCAGCCGGGCTGGCTGCTGCTGATCAGCTAAACAGAATGGGCCATTTTGTGACAGTGTTTGAGCGTGCTGACCGAATTGGAGGTCTTATGATGTATGGTGTTCCCAACATGAAGGCTGACAAAGTGGATGTAGTTCAAAGGCGCGTTAACCTTATGGCTGAGGAAGGTGTCAATTTTGTTGTGAATGCTAGTGTTGGAACAGATCCATCATACTCTCTTGACCGGCTCCGGGAGGAGAACGATGCCATTGTTTTGGCTGTAGGAGCCACAAAACCAAG GGACCTTCCTGTTCCGGGGCGGGAGTTATCAGGAATCCATTTTGCTATGAAATTTCTACATGCAAACACAAAAAGCTTGCTTGATAGCAACCTTGAGGATGGTAACTACATTTCTGCCAAGGGCAAGAAGGTAGTGGTGATTGGTGGAGGTGACACTGGCACAGACTGCATAGGGACATCCATCCGCCATGGTTGCAGTAGCGTTGTGAATCTAGAGCTTCTCCCTCAGCCACCACAGACCCGGGCTCCCGGCAACCCATGGCCACAG TGGCCTCGCATATTCCGTGTGGACTATGGACACCAGGAAGCTGCTGCCAAGTTCGGAAAAGACCCAAGGTCCTATGAAGTATTGACCAAGCGGTTTATTGGAGATGAGAACGGGGTCTTGAAAGGACTTGAAGTGATTCGCGTCCAATGGGAGAAGGATGCCAGTGGAAAGTTTCAGTTCAAGGAAGTTGAGGGCAGCCAGGAGGTGATTGAGGCTGACCTCGTTCTGCTAGCCATGGGATTCCTTGGCCCTGAGGCG ACAGTAGCAGAGAAGCTGGGGTTGGAGCGAGACAACCGATCAAACTTAAAGGCAGATTATGGCCGCTTTGCAACCAGCGTGGAAGGGGTCTTTGCAGCAGGGGACTGCCGGCGTGGCCAGTCTCTAGTGGTCTGGGCCATCTCAGAGGGCCGGCAGGCTGCTTCACAGGTGGACAAGTTCCTCATGCGAGAAGACGAACACCTTACCAACAATTGGCAAGACGACAACATCAAGAGGCAACAAAAAAGCATCAAACACACAGTAATGACATAG